DNA from Triticum aestivum cultivar Chinese Spring chromosome 7D, IWGSC CS RefSeq v2.1, whole genome shotgun sequence:
cgcgggaaaccgaggtgCTCTAGGGGAAGACGAGGCGTTGTCTCGCTGACGCGGCTGGgccgcggctctttcgcgccaaaaccgctcgccccggcgcccccagcgcgccgggttcagcctgggtccgccggcgccagtttcggTCCAAACCGACAAAAAACAGGCTTCTGAAGACGTGAATGGGCCGATTTTTTAGCGTCGTCGCCGCAAAAACACTTGGGAAAGGCATGTTGGGgacgcggctgaagatgctcttacacTGGTCTCATCGTCAATCCGCCGCGCGCCGGCAACTCCATCTCTTAAGGCAAACCCAAATCGACTACCCGCCAGGCCGCACGATGGGCCAAATTCAAAGCCGCCCACACAGAACATCATGTTCACGGGAAGCACCAGCCGAAATGTAGGCCCACATACAAATCGTGAACACCAGAGGACGGCACCGGTGTATTTTCTCGTAAATAGCGATCGTATATAGTAGCTCAAAAGTCAAACGTCACGGATCTCGATGTTAAAAGGCTCGACGCAGATTTCCGCCTCCAAAACGCCTCTCTCCAAACACGTTCACTATACCATAAAAAAAAACACGTTCACTATAAAAAAAAACGTGTGCGCTTTGGCCACCTTTGATGAAAGTTGAAGGAGAGGCTTACCGCAGATTTCGTGCCAAAACACCCCAGCAGCTCCGTTGCTTTTCCGCCACCGCACTCTCTTGGGCGCTCCAAAATTAGATCGTCATCGTTTGCAAGAAACCCCCAAAGCTTGGGactagaaaaagaagaaaacatCTTTTTCATGCCGACGAGGAGCAAAATCTGCTTGACGATGGATCGACCCAGGAGTTGTGCCTCGACGGATTAGACAAAGCAAGTAAAAGATCCAAGATTCCATGGCGACGGAGCCACAAAAAGATTCTTCATACAAATGTAGGGATGGATTTGGTTGATTGGTTCTACTTACTTTGTTTTCTCACATGCCATGGATTTGATCTATGGATGGATCGGCAGCGGCGGGGGCGTCCATGTCCCGTAAGAACGGCTGCGGTGGAGGCGAGAAGTCATCGCGAGAGAGCGGCCACGATCTGGTCTCCCCGCGAAGCGTCCTCGAGGGATGCACGACGTCGAGCGACGTTGACGCCGCCGCAATGACAGACGAGACCAGCTGCACGATGGGGTCGTCGTCGACGAAGATGGGCGTTGTGGCCGCGTACTCGGAGCCGTCCACGCCCGCGCCGCCGCGAAACGACGGGCCTCCGGCCACGTGGAAGGGCGTCATGGAGGCGTGGAGGTCAAGGACCAAACGCCGCCTCTCCAGCGGCATCCCGTCAACCATGTCGTCGAAGCTCCGGAGCTTGAGCATCCGCAGCAGCAGCAAGTGGCAGTGGCCGTCGGCGGGGCAGGTGAACGTGGAACAGCACGACCTGTGCGCGCTGAGGCTATCCTTCCGGACTTTCTCGCTGTCGGAGCTGAGGAAGGCCACCCGCAACTTCAGCAAGGAGAACGTGGTGGGCAGGGGTGGGCACGCCAAGGTCTATCGCGGCCTCCTGCCTGACGGGCAGCTGGTGGCCGTGAAGAAGCTGTCGGCGACGGAGAATGGCCGCATGGAGAGCTTCCTGTCGGAGCTGGGGCACGCGGTGAATGTGCGCCACCCGAATGTGGCGAGGCTGGTGGGCGTGGGCCTGGAGGGCGGCGAGCACCTGGTGTTCCCCTTCTCCCGCCTGGGATGCCTCTCCCGCAGGCTCCACGGAGGGTCCGGCGAGGAGGGGACCATGCCGTGGGAGGCGAGGTACAAGGTGGCCCTGGGCGCGGCCAGCGGGCTGGAGTACCTCCACGAGCGGTGCGCCAGGAGAATCGTGCATCGCGACGTCAAGCCCGCCAACATCCTGCTCAAAGACGACTACGAGCCACAGGTAACCAAAATTGGATCGGTTCTGGTATTTCTCGGGTACCTGGAAATTTCTCTAGCGTGAGTCACCTTCTTCATTCTGGCATCGAAACCTCGTCAGAGAAGAGAGCCCCACTATCTGAATTCATTGCCCTATTATCTATCCTAGGGCGGGAGAGGGGGGTGCAGGGGATCGCCGGAAGTTTTCCTGGTGCGGAGGGGCTTAGAGGGATGGTCAGGGTGGGGTAGGACGAGGGCATCGTGAGGAGGAAGACGGTGAACAGTTTCTGGTTCTATTCTGGGCGGTTGGATGATGATCTGACGGTTTATATTAGATGTGACTGATGCACTAGTTTTTTTTCAGTTAACTGACAAATAGAGGCTCCCAAATTGGAAGCAGTGCGTGATATGGAGTATGTgaattttttttgagaattttaTCATTCAAATCATGAATCAGTACAAAATAGTTGACTTttacaagcacactgaaacgcaAATACAAAAgaccatgaacacctagagtaccctaagataaccataacacaagaagatctccagagccctgtgtcatcatccctgaatcttgagagaagacccctgcagcagaaggatctgcaaccagtcgcaagcaggtcatcatcttcgacctcGGTACATTGCCGCcacgctgcttcctcctttcttgacaccagcgctgagagggcatggacatcaatccaacacacctgcaacagccgtcgccatctttggctttgagtaccgcgaaaagtgtcccttccggaaggaagagaactcgagtcatccgaccggtccagcaccgcggccgggccatccgcccgggcaaagcaggatctcccaccagtatcagcgcagaggaaggagaagaacaatagcaacaaatcataccaacaaggaagaagaaggatcttcgtctccctgcatccatcgcccatctgaggacacaaacggccagtgccgatggacctccgccaccatagcccgcgacctcgacgagatccggggatccTCAACCCtgctggctcctagacgaaggcaaaaACCTCGCCTGACCGCGAACGGAGCCCGGCGAAATTTATTCCGACGCGACACCATCGCAACGGCCTCGGCagcgtctccctcaaccctaaccctaccacacaccGACCTAGCGAACAaacccgaggttccccctccctcccgccgccggagcggccGACGGAGAAAGAGGGAACCGGCGGCGTCACCGGCGGCACGCAGGGAACTCTCGTCGCCTCCCTAGATCCTACTTTTCTTTCTGAGCAAATCCTTGGAGTATGTGATCTTGTGTGTGTTAATTTGGTTGTTGTTCCCGTTCGTGCTTCAGATATGTGACTTTGGGCTAGCAAAGTGGCTGCCGGCCAAGCTGACGCACTACCAAGTGACTACCTTCGAAGGCACATTTGGGTCCGTCGGTCTGTTTATCTGTCTCATTACAATCACGCCAATTTTAATCATCGTCGATAAATTGACCGGTTTGGGATCGAGTTTAAGTAACACGAATGAATGAAATCATGTGTACAGGTACGTGCCGCCCGAGTACACGACGCACGGGATCTTCAACGAGAAGACGGACGTGTTCGCCTTCGGCGTCGTGCTGCTCGAGCTCCTCACCGGCCGGCGAGCCATCGACGGCAAAAACCACAGCCTCATTGCATGGGTCCGCTTGTTTAAGCGTTCAAAGCAACATGGACGTAACATCCAACAGCTTTCATCACCTTTGATGAATCTCATTTTTTGTAGGTACGATCGTTCCTGAGCAGCAAGGACGAGGTCTTGAAGATGGTCGATCCCGCTCTAGGAGGACGATACGACGTGGAGCAGCTCCGCCGCGTCATGCACGCAGCCCAACTCTGCATACACACCTCGCCGGCCCAAAGGCCACGGATGAGCCAGGTATCTGTTATTCTGGCCCTCCTTTCTTTCTGATTTATAAGCTCCAACGCCGAGCCCCAAACCTCCCGCAATCGTTTGGACCGTGTTGTTCGGAACGCGGAAACCATCCAATGCGGTCCTGTATTGGTTCGTGGACCGGTCCGGACGCGATTTCTTTCTCAAACCGGAGACAAACATGAAGGGCTTTGCAGGAGTTCGGACACGCAAATCATCGCTCTCCGCCCCTGGCCCACCCAAAAGAAAGGTGGAGCCTGCGCTTTTGTAGCATCCCGCAATGCTTCTGCGCCCAAATCACCCACTCTCTTCTTCCATTCCCCGCCACTCTCCGCCCAATTCCCGCTCATTTCTCCTACCCTCTCCTTTCTTTCGCCGCCGACACATGGAACTGCCGGAGAACCTGTCGGAGATGGAGCTCACAGAGGTGCCGGAGGATCCGAGAATCACTCTCGCCTGGAAGATCAGCTCGGAGACACGGCAAGATTGCGCGTCAAAGCGAAGGCCGCAAAGGAGAAGTTCAAGGAGTGGTTGGCCTGGTGGTGGCGATGGGCGTGGAGGTCATGGCGGACGAGGCGTCGGCTCGGCCGTGGCGAAAATGTTGACCTTGAATATCGACTCTTTGGATGCCGACGCGAGAATTATCGTGCAATCCGTCCGTTACTAGATGTTGGAACGGCAAAAAGATGAGTTGACGGCGGCGGAAGATGAGAGGCGGATGCGGATACGGAGGTTGCCTACGCGGCGgtgacgacacctccgtgatcgGGGAACAACTTGCTAGGATTGCCAGTCTGGCAGGGCAAAAATGCACAGACTGTTGGACTGATGTTCATTTTGATTCTGgtatgtaaaaactaagcatatttgGCTCTTTTTTGTTGTGATCGGGGATGCGATCCGGTGTGGGTGTGATCCGGCGCGTTGTGTGGATCAGCGTACCTTTAAATTTGATTT
Protein-coding regions in this window:
- the LOC123168993 gene encoding receptor-like cytosolic serine/threonine-protein kinase RBK2; translated protein: MATEPQKDSSYKSAGASMSRKNGCGGGEKSSRESGHDLVSPRSVLEGCTTSSDVDAAAMTDETSCTMGSSSTKMGVVAAYSEPSTPAPPRNDGPPATWKGVMEAWRSRTKRRLSSGIPSTMSSKLRSLSIRSSSKWQWPSAGQVNVEQHDLCALRLSFRTFSLSELRKATRNFSKENVVGRGGHAKVYRGLLPDGQLVAVKKLSATENGRMESFLSELGHAVNVRHPNVARLVGVGLEGGEHLVFPFSRLGCLSRRLHGGSGEEGTMPWEARYKVALGAASGLEYLHERCARRIVHRDVKPANILLKDDYEPQICDFGLAKWLPAKLTHYQVTTFEGTFGYVPPEYTTHGIFNEKTDVFAFGVVLLELLTGRRAIDGKNHSLIAWVRSFLSSKDEVLKMVDPALGGRYDVEQLRRVMHAAQLCIHTSPAQRPRMSQVGRILRGDHEQQQIMGHESATTTELHEIDGYEPPTPRTYLHDLSRHKALAFDF